The Rhodococcus rhodochrous DNA window AGAAGCTGAACGAGGCCGCGAGCGTCTGATCCGCTCGGATTCGTCTCACGGGGAGGGACGAGGGTGCTCGAGGTTCGGTCCGGGTGCGATCCGGATCGGACCTCGAGCCGTCTCCACGTCCACCGGCTCGCCCTTCTGCGTGATCACCACGTGCTCGCTGCGTTCGAGTTCGGCGGCTACCGAGCGGGCGATGTCCATCAGGTCGCGCCACGCCCCTCCGCCGGCGACCCGCGCGGCGTCACTGGGGCAGATGGTGGACGGATTCCGTTCCCGGAGCAGCGCGCAGATCGTGGCCGCGAGTCGCTCGCGGGCCGCGTCGTCGTCGCGCGGCTCCCACCACGGATGTCCGCGTTCGCCGAGTGCGACCTTGGCGTCCTGGACACGATGCCGCGCGGCGTCTCCCTCGCTCTTCACGAGACGGCGGGCCCGCATCAGCTCCGCCACCAGCTGTTTCCGCAGAGGTTCGGGAATCGCGGGATCGGTGGCACGCCAACGTCGCCCCTTGACCACCACATATCTGCCGTCGGGCGTGCGCTCGGTCTCGCCGGATGACCCGTCGGTGTCCATCGGCCCCGCCCGTCGCTCAGTTCGGCGGCGACAGAAGCCCTTCCAGGCTCGTCGCCGAATAACCACCGTCGCGGCACAACTGTACCGTGGGGGCACGGCGCCCCGGGTACTCGATGCACGGCATGTTCCGTGCCCCGCGCACCGCGATGGGGGAGTCCGCCGGCAGCTTGCAGTACAGATCGGGCGGGGTGTCGGGCACGTCGAACTCGGTGGGTGAGCGCCGCTGTTCCGGCGGCAGGAAGCCGGTGATGCACGGCGGCGGGTCGTTGAAGGTCGCGGTGAAGTAGGTGTTCTGCGAGGGGTTGTCGACATTGGGCAGACCCGCCGACTGGGTCGACGCCATGATCGACGGGAACAGCACCAGCATCTGTTCGAGCGACGGCCGGTACACCGCGGCGACCTGCTCGACGGTGACCAGATTGGCGAGCAGCAGGGGGAGGGTCGGTTCGGCCTCCTCGAACAGCGCCTGCACCTGCGCGGCGGCAGGGGCCGTCACGCCGAGGAGGGTGCGCACGTCGCTGTCGGAGTCGCGCAACTGTGCGGTGGTGCCCGCCAGGGAGGACGCCCATCGGGCGATCGCATCCGACGACGCGACCTGCGTGTCGAGCAACGGACCGACCTGATCGATCAGTGCCGCGGTGCTGTCCGCGCTCGCAGCGGCCTCGGCGCTCACCGCCGCGCCGGCCTCGACGAGGATCCGCAGGGCGTCGCCGGAATCGGCCACCGCCGTGTGGGTCTCGTCGAGCAGCAGGGCGAGGCGGTCGGGTCCCACGGACTGCAGCGTGGCGTCGAGCTGGTCGAGCGCACCGCCGATCGGTTCGGGCACGGAGATGCGATCGCGGGGAACGATCGACCCCGCGGTCAGATACGGGCCGTCCTCGCCGTCGGGCAGGAACTCGACGTACTGCTCGCCGATCGCCGACATGCTGCGGATCTGCGCCGCCGAATCGGCCGGCACCGGAACATCCGAGTCGAGCGAGAGAACCGCCTCGGCGCCGCTCGTGGTCATGGTCAGTGACGTCACCCGGCCGATCTCGATGCCGCGGTAGGTGACGTTCGCCGAGGGATACAGACCCCCGGCGTCGGCGAGGTCGAGACGCACCTCGTAGCGTCCCACCCCGAACAGGGCGGGCACCTCGACGATGAACAGCGCGACGATCAGCACCGCCGCGATCCCGACCGAGAAGAACACCGCCAGTTTGCGGCGCAGCACCGCAGCCGGGCTCATCGGGTCGGCTCCGACACTGGCGGGACGAGCAGCGACACCGGATCCGGCACGGGTCGCCCGCCGCCGGTGAGTGCGTTCTCGAAGGGCGTGCCGAGCAGCAGTGCGTTCTCGAGGGTCGGCAGGGTGAGGTCGAGGATGACCGTGCCGTTCGCGTAGTCGCCGCGCACCGCGTTGCGGTAGGTGTCGATGGGGAACGGGAAGGTCAGCAGGTAGCGCAGCGACTCGGTGAGCGAGTCGCCCGCCGACGCGAGCGAGGCCAGCACCGGTTCGAGATCACGCAGGTTCGCGACGACGTCGTCGCCGCTCGCCTCGACGACCTCGTTCGCGACGCGCCCGAACTGCCCGAGCGCATCGGCGGCGCGGGTCAGGTCGTCGCGCTGGGTGGACAACACCTCCATGGCGGGCGCGAGATCGTCCGTCGCCGCCGCGATCTCGGTGTTGTGCTCGGCGACCTCGACGGCGAGTGCGTCGAGCGATTCCATCGCGCTCACGATCTGCTCCTTCTGGCCGTCCAGCCCGGCGAGCACCGCGTCGAGGCGGGTGAGCAGGGCCCGCACCGACTCCTGCCGTCCGTCCATCGCCCGGTTGAGTTCGCGGGTGATCTCCTGGGCTTGGGCGAGGCCACCGCCGCTGAGCACCAGCGACAGCGACGACAGGGTCTGCTCGGTGGTGGGGAACGCACCCGCCCGCTCGAGGGGGATGACGTCGCCGTCCCCGAGCCGGCCACGGGCGGGTTCGGCGAGCGGGGGAGAGAGTTCGACGTGGGCGGACCCGAGCAGGCTCGTCTGCCCGATCTTCGCGACCGTGTTCTCCGGAAGCACCGTGCTGCCGTCGACCATCACCGTCACGAGCGCATGTCCGTCGCCGAGCCGCAGGTCGGCGACCCGCCCGACGGTGACGTCGCCGACGCGGACCCGTGAATTGCGTTCGAGGGTCGTGACGTCGGGCATCTCGATGGTCACGGCGAACGCGTCGTCGCCGCGACCGTGCGTGCCGGGAAGGGGCAGGCTGTTCAGGCCGCGCCACTCGCACCCGGCGGTCAGGGCCAGGCAGGCGAGGACACCGACCGCGCGCAGGACTCGTGTTCTCACGGCGCCCCCGGGGAGAGCAGATCGGCCAGTGAGGCCGGCGACGGCGCACCGGGCGCCGGCATCAACTCGGGCTCGGTGTAGACGAGCTGGTCGGGCAATGCCCCCACGCCGCGCGTCGGGTTGAGGCGCACGGGTGGGTAGTCCATCGCGAGCAGCGGCAGGATCGGGCCGAGATACTGCACGCACAACTCCGACGCGGTGTGCGCGTCGACCTGCTCGGCCGCGGCGAGCGCAGAGCAGACGAACTGGGCAGGATTGGCGAAGTTGGTCAGCGACAACGCCGAGACCACCGTGTTGTGCGCGGGCTGATAGATGCCCTGCAGGTTCGACAACGCCGTCGGTGCGACGTGCAGTACCTGCGCGATCCCGTCGCGCTGCGCCGCCAGGGTCTCGGTCAGTGCGGCCGTGCGATCGACGGTCGTGTCGACGCGTTCGCGGTTGTCGCGGACGAACCGCTCGACGTCGACGAGGACGGCATCGAGTCCCGCCAGTGCGGCGCCCATGTCGTCGCGGTTCGCGTCGAGGATCTCGGTGACGGACGCGAGCCGGTCGTGGAAGGAGACGATCTGGTCGCCGCTCATCGACAGCGCCTCGACGAAGACCTGCAGGTTGCCGAGGGTGCCGAACAGGTCGTGCCGGCCGTCGGAGATCGTGCGCATCGCCGTTGCGAGCTGCTGCAGGCTGTCGCGCAGGGCGGGGCCGTGTCCCTCGGCGTTGGCGGCCG harbors:
- a CDS encoding DUF3253 domain-containing protein; amino-acid sequence: MDTDGSSGETERTPDGRYVVVKGRRWRATDPAIPEPLRKQLVAELMRARRLVKSEGDAARHRVQDAKVALGERGHPWWEPRDDDAARERLAATICALLRERNPSTICPSDAARVAGGGAWRDLMDIARSVAAELERSEHVVITQKGEPVDVETARGPIRIAPGPNLEHPRPSP
- a CDS encoding MCE family protein, with translation MSPAAVLRRKLAVFFSVGIAAVLIVALFIVEVPALFGVGRYEVRLDLADAGGLYPSANVTYRGIEIGRVTSLTMTTSGAEAVLSLDSDVPVPADSAAQIRSMSAIGEQYVEFLPDGEDGPYLTAGSIVPRDRISVPEPIGGALDQLDATLQSVGPDRLALLLDETHTAVADSGDALRILVEAGAAVSAEAAASADSTAALIDQVGPLLDTQVASSDAIARWASSLAGTTAQLRDSDSDVRTLLGVTAPAAAQVQALFEEAEPTLPLLLANLVTVEQVAAVYRPSLEQMLVLFPSIMASTQSAGLPNVDNPSQNTYFTATFNDPPPCITGFLPPEQRRSPTEFDVPDTPPDLYCKLPADSPIAVRGARNMPCIEYPGRRAPTVQLCRDGGYSATSLEGLLSPPN
- a CDS encoding MCE family protein — protein: MTRLRPLISWGVPILLLAVVAVVSFTVAPWRSADEYAAEFTSSRGLYVGDDVRIMGVEVGRVTKIEPRGDRVLVRFDIDSERRIPADAQAAIVAPTLVSARFVQLTPPHTGGPELPVGATIPVERTAVPVEWDEITEQLTRLTTELGPDDTDPQGALGEVLDVAAANAEGHGPALRDSLQQLATAMRTISDGRHDLFGTLGNLQVFVEALSMSGDQIVSFHDRLASVTEILDANRDDMGAALAGLDAVLVDVERFVRDNRERVDTTVDRTAALTETLAAQRDGIAQVLHVAPTALSNLQGIYQPAHNTVVSALSLTNFANPAQFVCSALAAAEQVDAHTASELCVQYLGPILPLLAMDYPPVRLNPTRGVGALPDQLVYTEPELMPAPGAPSPASLADLLSPGAP
- a CDS encoding MCE family protein, producing MRTRVLRAVGVLACLALTAGCEWRGLNSLPLPGTHGRGDDAFAVTIEMPDVTTLERNSRVRVGDVTVGRVADLRLGDGHALVTVMVDGSTVLPENTVAKIGQTSLLGSAHVELSPPLAEPARGRLGDGDVIPLERAGAFPTTEQTLSSLSLVLSGGGLAQAQEITRELNRAMDGRQESVRALLTRLDAVLAGLDGQKEQIVSAMESLDALAVEVAEHNTEIAAATDDLAPAMEVLSTQRDDLTRAADALGQFGRVANEVVEASGDDVVANLRDLEPVLASLASAGDSLTESLRYLLTFPFPIDTYRNAVRGDYANGTVILDLTLPTLENALLLGTPFENALTGGGRPVPDPVSLLVPPVSEPTR